The following are encoded in a window of Lacinutrix sp. WUR7 genomic DNA:
- a CDS encoding Yip1 family protein, producing MDNQIDNIHNSKNLTDKEIFSKIWTKPREVFQFINDNHYDKYVKLLLVLAGISRAFDRASMKDMGDTMSIWGILSLSIILGGLLGWISYYIYAALLSWTGQWLGGKGDTTSILRILAYAMTPAAISLLLLVPQIGIYGNEIFKSDGDITSAGLIPNILVYGSMILGIILGIWMIVLCVVGVSEVQKLSIGKSILNLFLPLLVFAIPIIIIFLIANAF from the coding sequence ATGGATAACCAAATAGACAATATACATAACAGTAAAAATCTAACGGATAAAGAAATATTTTCAAAAATATGGACGAAGCCTAGAGAAGTTTTCCAATTTATAAATGACAACCATTATGATAAATATGTAAAATTACTCTTAGTACTTGCAGGAATTTCAAGAGCATTTGACAGAGCATCTATGAAAGATATGGGCGATACCATGTCTATATGGGGAATTTTAAGCTTGAGTATTATACTAGGCGGACTTTTAGGCTGGATTTCCTATTATATTTATGCGGCATTACTTAGTTGGACAGGCCAATGGTTAGGAGGAAAAGGAGATACTACCTCCATTTTACGAATACTTGCATACGCAATGACACCAGCAGCAATATCGTTATTACTACTTGTTCCTCAAATTGGAATTTATGGCAACGAAATATTTAAATCCGATGGAGATATTACCAGTGCCGGACTTATTCCAAATATTCTTGTTTATGGATCTATGATTTTAGGAATCATTTTAGGGATATGGATGATCGTTTTATGTGTAGTTGGCGTTTCGGAAGTTCAAAAATTATCAATTGGAAAATCCATTCTAAATTTATTCTTACCGCTTTTGGTTTTTGCCATCCCAATTATAATCATCTTTTTGATTGCTAACGCTTTTTAA
- a CDS encoding T9SS type A sorting domain-containing protein: MKSIVPFFCFAFILIPLFCYSQTQIGDPINGESEGDRLGRRRTISFSSNGKIIALGAPENDTNGYYAGHVRVFENIDNTWMQVGTAINGMQPYAGIGYSTSLSANGSILAIGAGNSTFYPLGLARVYQNTNGIWTQIGDDIYGEQAYGDHFGGTISLSSNGNILAVGDFKNSQNGYNSGHARIYENINNAWVQIGNDIDGTDTEQEFGRSVSLSSNGAFVAIGAPGNDAGIVRVYENNNGSWMQVGADILGENTGDSSGFAISLSSNGNIVAIGAHENGGNGLHSGHVRILENINGTWTQIGNDIDGEARIDFSGFSLDLSANGDLVAIGAYANDGNGSSSGHVRLYKNNVGSWEQIGNDIDGENTGQYLGRGVALSGDGTTVACGVWGSSANGTGSGQVLVYDITPLLSNPEFETKSLVKLFPNPTNNMVHIEATKKITSIQVYTLLGQVIYNKNQNSFAGKIDLSRCIAGVYLVEIKIGDQTTTHRVIKE, translated from the coding sequence ATGAAATCCATAGTACCATTCTTTTGTTTCGCTTTTATTCTTATACCCTTATTTTGTTATAGTCAGACACAAATAGGAGACCCTATAAATGGCGAAAGTGAAGGCGACAGATTAGGAAGACGTAGAACCATATCGTTTTCTTCTAACGGAAAAATTATCGCATTAGGCGCACCTGAAAATGACACGAATGGTTATTATGCTGGTCATGTACGCGTATTTGAAAATATAGATAATACGTGGATGCAAGTGGGTACAGCTATTAACGGTATGCAGCCTTACGCAGGAATAGGATATAGCACATCCTTATCCGCAAATGGTTCCATTCTAGCAATTGGTGCTGGCAACAGTACTTTTTATCCGTTAGGATTGGCAAGAGTTTATCAAAATACCAATGGCATTTGGACACAAATTGGCGATGATATTTATGGAGAGCAGGCTTATGGCGACCACTTTGGAGGTACTATTTCCTTATCTTCTAATGGCAATATCTTGGCTGTTGGTGATTTTAAGAATAGTCAAAATGGCTACAATTCTGGACACGCTCGTATCTATGAGAATATTAATAATGCATGGGTTCAAATAGGAAATGATATCGATGGTACAGACACAGAGCAAGAGTTTGGAAGAAGCGTTTCCTTATCGTCAAATGGTGCATTTGTAGCAATTGGTGCTCCCGGAAATGATGCAGGTATCGTTCGTGTATATGAAAACAATAACGGTTCTTGGATGCAAGTAGGCGCAGACATTCTTGGAGAAAACACAGGAGATTCTTCAGGATTTGCTATTTCCTTATCTTCTAATGGAAATATAGTAGCAATAGGCGCACATGAAAATGGTGGAAACGGATTACACTCCGGCCATGTTAGAATTTTAGAAAATATAAATGGCACATGGACGCAAATTGGTAATGATATTGATGGAGAAGCTAGAATTGATTTTTCAGGATTTTCATTAGACTTAAGTGCGAATGGAGATTTGGTTGCTATTGGTGCTTATGCCAATGATGGTAACGGAAGCAGTTCCGGACATGTTCGTCTATATAAAAATAATGTAGGTTCTTGGGAGCAAATTGGAAATGATATCGATGGAGAAAACACAGGACAGTACCTAGGAAGAGGAGTTGCGCTTTCTGGTGATGGCACAACCGTTGCATGTGGTGTTTGGGGAAGCAGTGCTAACGGAACAGGTTCTGGTCAAGTATTGGTATATGATATAACGCCATTATTATCCAATCCAGAATTCGAAACGAAGAGCCTGGTTAAGCTTTTCCCTAATCCTACGAATAATATGGTACATATTGAAGCTACTAAAAAAATAACTTCCATACAAGTGTATACCCTTTTGGGACAAGTAATCTATAATAAAAACCAAAATAGCTTCGCTGGTAAAATAGACCTGTCTCGTTGTATTGCAGGCGTGTATTTGGTAGAGATAAAAATAGGAGATCAAACCACTACACATCGAGTGATCAAAGAATAA
- a CDS encoding AAA domain-containing protein, which yields MEITEKLLIELQNRLKVGSRRGVHLNAIPARSRYKFDLTRLSHIDENLPTNFINALLTELPLKFKISWKDNVPDLNSLFEDDQTQLVKITKSFENLINQTDAIESEKGINTFGFGFPILVRRDQSDNKLTVAPILIWSLRIRRTKEFNTWEILRTEDDPIYINEVLINHLQNDSKIEINQISTDFLDDGLIDKSELLDICVNIIESINSSIPDDLRETFEKKLNQIKSIPEKKHYEKLPLTSNNSFIDFGGLFSIFEVQKQNIIHDYSNLLELKGATIDLEDMEEHTFQPISSVETDPSQQGILHSLKASRNILIQGPPGTGKSQSLTAILVNALENQKKTIVVCEKRTALEVLHNALNEKGLNYQCVLLKDIVKDRRVAVDSVRDRVDNSSYRRYRYTHSKETLDNIIEKSRNLIDSINKKHKKLGANLVGNKNWTHIVGSLLSELKDNSEEYNLDLVKDTFSYESSELNQLLELIRKGQNLHDEFKPHLNLSFINSAKLVGDNPFIIEQQIEEDFSIYKKELKIILDDISSYEVEYYKIRNEQFKLQKTSISDVDNSILNILTKHKTNNDFFDEEKTNGFLFKTISIFSKEKKTTLTDQQTINTLFEDYSLKTNNSKDFESINFSKSIKENQDILKNYKLITERIDKEFQSKIENEYKFLNLLKSTEKEFDTELLQTIKTNFSNLKTKIEDQNWTNKEVNGDSHNVLSSQIQTLLDSKEHFFANEEDLFSIEFKWFQFYNSLSPDNKLIIDQLKEKTNWRKTFLIFYLNSMLVNSANTDLPTNDNDHIELGKSLSELEKEQIKYIREYWFSKQIDATRDFDNKNSNLAVENLYNKRAGKRHKRLSLREIIRLDMDLFTTFFPIILTTPDVASNLFKGKNQYFDIVMFDEASQLKLEDNLPALLKGKQIIIAGDEHQMPPSNYFSKVFDGLIDDEDEFEDEIDKIKNDISNSLSDCESLLDFASELGFEKKHLDFHYRSRHPYLIDYSNYAFYNQRLKPLPNSFDYIPINYVPVNGTYSDTSNDAEAETILSIIDNNISRLPNGEYPTVGVATFNINQRNLILGKINERRKFEKYRDFNDKIVELEENGFFVKNLENIQGDERDVIILSTTYGINKEGKFAQRFGSINHQKGYKLLNVIVTRAKYKVYVCSSIPEDVFLNYKEHLINEGSNNRRGALYAYLAYSKAVSEQDNEARISVLNTLAENSTKSTTIDNLNEDLESPFEEEVYEALTKHFDEKNIIPQLQFAGFRIDMVYDTKHIGLPKIAIECDGASYHSSQEAYLHDSHRQKILEGHGFVFHRIWSTNWWRNPQKETKKLVEFIRSIENSSPSIFEDKSKTGLAFTDNITIIENELSKVTQHLKTDLKETIEAVTKKEEIQTTLFKETITVNSKVKVKYLNINKDLKVHLVDQIVSKVEKSNGIQKINIKTPLGVALNGKSVGDTVKIGGLDKYVRILEIIN from the coding sequence ATGGAGATAACGGAAAAGCTACTGATTGAATTACAAAACCGACTAAAAGTTGGTAGCCGAAGAGGAGTACATTTAAATGCAATTCCAGCTCGTTCAAGGTACAAGTTTGACCTAACACGATTATCTCACATTGACGAAAACCTTCCCACAAATTTTATTAATGCATTATTAACCGAATTACCTTTAAAATTTAAAATTAGTTGGAAAGATAATGTTCCCGATTTGAATTCGCTTTTTGAAGATGACCAAACGCAATTAGTAAAAATTACAAAGTCTTTTGAAAATCTTATCAATCAAACAGATGCAATCGAATCAGAAAAAGGGATAAATACATTCGGTTTTGGTTTTCCAATACTTGTAAGACGTGACCAATCAGATAACAAATTAACAGTTGCACCTATTTTAATTTGGTCATTAAGAATAAGAAGAACAAAAGAATTTAATACTTGGGAAATACTGCGAACAGAAGACGACCCAATTTATATAAACGAGGTTCTAATAAATCATTTACAAAATGATTCCAAAATTGAGATTAACCAAATTTCAACAGATTTTTTAGATGATGGCTTAATTGATAAAAGTGAGCTTTTAGATATTTGTGTAAATATCATAGAATCAATAAACAGTTCAATTCCAGATGACCTTCGTGAAACATTTGAGAAAAAACTGAATCAAATAAAATCTATTCCAGAAAAAAAGCATTACGAAAAGTTACCATTAACATCTAATAATTCATTTATAGACTTTGGCGGACTTTTTTCAATTTTTGAGGTTCAGAAGCAAAATATTATTCACGATTATTCGAATTTACTAGAATTAAAAGGTGCTACAATTGACCTTGAGGATATGGAAGAACATACGTTTCAACCAATATCATCAGTCGAAACTGACCCATCACAACAAGGGATTTTACATTCTTTAAAAGCTTCTCGAAACATTTTAATTCAAGGACCACCAGGAACAGGAAAAAGTCAATCGCTTACAGCGATTTTAGTAAATGCACTAGAGAATCAAAAAAAGACAATTGTTGTCTGTGAAAAACGCACAGCTTTAGAAGTGTTGCACAATGCCCTAAATGAAAAGGGTCTTAATTATCAATGTGTACTTTTAAAAGATATTGTTAAAGACAGAAGAGTCGCAGTTGATTCTGTAAGAGATAGAGTTGATAATTCCTCATATCGCAGATATAGATATACTCATTCCAAAGAAACTTTAGACAACATAATTGAAAAGTCAAGAAACTTAATTGATTCAATAAATAAGAAACACAAAAAATTAGGAGCCAATTTAGTCGGTAATAAAAATTGGACTCATATTGTCGGCTCACTATTATCAGAATTAAAGGACAATTCAGAAGAATACAATCTTGATTTAGTAAAAGATACATTTAGTTATGAATCATCTGAACTAAATCAGTTATTAGAATTAATTAGGAAAGGACAAAATTTACATGACGAGTTTAAACCTCATTTAAACCTTTCTTTTATCAATTCTGCAAAATTAGTTGGAGACAATCCATTTATTATAGAACAACAGATTGAAGAAGATTTTTCAATCTATAAGAAAGAGTTGAAAATAATTTTAGATGACATTTCAAGCTATGAGGTAGAATATTATAAAATTAGAAATGAACAATTTAAATTGCAAAAAACTTCAATAAGTGATGTTGATAATTCTATCCTAAATATCCTAACGAAACACAAAACAAACAACGACTTTTTTGATGAAGAAAAAACAAATGGATTTTTATTTAAAACTATTTCTATCTTCTCAAAAGAAAAGAAAACTACACTTACTGACCAACAAACAATAAATACACTTTTTGAAGATTATTCATTAAAAACTAATAATAGCAAAGACTTTGAAAGTATTAATTTTTCTAAATCAATTAAAGAAAATCAAGATATTCTCAAAAATTACAAGTTAATTACGGAGAGAATTGACAAAGAGTTTCAATCAAAAATAGAAAATGAGTACAAATTCTTAAACTTACTTAAATCAACTGAAAAGGAATTTGACACAGAACTACTACAAACAATAAAAACAAATTTCAGTAATTTAAAAACAAAAATAGAAGACCAAAATTGGACTAACAAAGAAGTGAATGGAGATTCTCACAACGTGTTAAGTTCTCAAATTCAGACTTTATTAGATTCAAAAGAACATTTTTTTGCAAATGAAGAAGACCTTTTTTCAATTGAATTTAAGTGGTTTCAATTCTACAATTCATTATCACCAGATAATAAACTAATCATTGACCAATTAAAGGAAAAAACAAATTGGAGAAAAACATTTTTAATATTCTATCTTAATTCTATGCTTGTAAATTCGGCGAATACAGATTTACCAACAAATGATAACGACCATATTGAATTAGGAAAATCTTTGTCTGAACTTGAAAAAGAACAGATTAAATATATTAGAGAATATTGGTTCTCAAAACAAATAGATGCAACTAGAGATTTTGACAATAAGAATTCAAATTTAGCTGTCGAAAATCTATACAACAAACGAGCAGGTAAAAGACATAAACGCTTATCCTTACGAGAAATAATAAGGTTGGATATGGATTTATTTACAACTTTTTTTCCAATAATTCTAACAACACCAGACGTAGCAAGTAATCTGTTTAAAGGCAAAAATCAATATTTTGATATTGTTATGTTTGATGAAGCAAGTCAATTAAAATTAGAAGATAATTTACCAGCACTTTTAAAAGGGAAACAAATTATCATTGCAGGAGATGAACACCAAATGCCACCTTCAAATTATTTCAGCAAAGTATTTGACGGTTTGATTGATGATGAAGATGAATTTGAAGACGAAATAGATAAAATTAAAAACGATATAAGCAATTCACTTTCAGATTGTGAATCACTTCTTGATTTTGCATCCGAATTAGGTTTTGAGAAAAAACATTTAGACTTTCATTATCGCTCAAGACACCCTTACCTAATTGATTATTCTAATTATGCCTTTTATAATCAAAGGTTAAAACCACTTCCAAACAGTTTTGATTACATTCCAATAAATTATGTTCCCGTAAATGGCACATATTCTGACACTTCCAATGACGCAGAAGCTGAAACAATTCTGTCGATTATTGATAACAATATTTCAAGACTTCCAAACGGAGAATATCCAACAGTTGGAGTAGCAACTTTCAACATCAATCAAAGAAACCTAATTTTAGGTAAAATTAATGAAAGAAGAAAATTTGAAAAATATAGAGATTTTAATGACAAAATAGTTGAACTCGAAGAAAACGGATTTTTTGTAAAAAATTTAGAGAACATTCAAGGAGATGAAAGAGATGTCATAATCCTCTCAACTACTTATGGTATTAACAAGGAAGGTAAATTTGCTCAAAGATTTGGTTCAATAAATCATCAAAAAGGATACAAACTTTTAAATGTTATTGTAACAAGAGCGAAATACAAAGTATATGTATGTTCTTCCATTCCAGAAGATGTATTTTTAAATTATAAAGAGCATTTAATCAATGAAGGTTCAAACAACCGAAGAGGAGCTTTATATGCCTATTTAGCATACTCAAAAGCTGTTAGTGAACAAGACAACGAAGCAAGAATTTCTGTCTTAAATACACTAGCAGAAAATTCTACAAAAAGCACTACAATCGACAACTTAAATGAAGACCTTGAATCACCATTTGAGGAGGAAGTTTATGAAGCTCTAACCAAACATTTTGACGAAAAAAATATAATTCCTCAACTTCAGTTTGCAGGATTTAGAATTGATATGGTTTACGACACAAAACATATTGGACTTCCAAAAATAGCAATAGAATGCGATGGAGCTTCTTATCATTCTAGTCAAGAAGCATATTTACACGATAGTCACAGACAAAAGATTCTTGAAGGACACGGTTTTGTATTTCATAGAATATGGAGCACAAATTGGTGGAGAAACCCACAAAAGGAAACAAAAAAACTAGTTGAATTTATAAGAAGTATCGAAAACAGTAGTCCATCAATTTTTGAAGATAAATCAAAAACAGGATTAGCGTTTACAGATAATATCACAATAATCGAAAATGAACTTTCTAAAGTTACTCAACATCTTAAAACGGATTTAAAAGAAACCATAGAAGCTGTTACTAAAAAAGAGGAAATTCAGACAACATTATTTAAAGAAACTATTACGGTCAATAGTAAAGTGAAAGTAAAATATTTGAATATTAACAAAGATTTGAAAGTTCATTTAGTTGACCAAATTGTATCTAAAGTTGAAAAATCAAATGGAATTCAAAAAATAAATATAAAGACACCATTAGGAGTGGCTTTAAATGGAAAATCTGTAGGAGATACTGTGAAAATTGGAGGATTAGATAAGTACGTTAGAATATTAGAAATTATAAATTAA
- a CDS encoding NACHT domain-containing NTPase, whose amino-acid sequence MIIETAALISISTWLGNKLLDKGFDSLHTKVTSKTFNDRFYDKVNKASISLQANHPDALGGNIEYFFKHIDVFNELIKLLFLNSKVDLKVIEEKFDIKTLPDDFILEFINLLREELYRDEYFSDILSNKEIYLISIGINKKIEEVLEISSLSFEEVKKLKGLIESKFQNNFSFLSFFDKYKSSLINNYSQLNFMGLGLDLSIKKGKRKKLEDLFVQPTFSTNESNLEILRKTNPSFSSNNKISLTKIFNFDKNLIILGNPGSGKSIFTKFVSLKLIQSEKFLFDNKKIKDYIPFRIELRKYHAFKKDENEGLIKYLRFLLEIEYGFPNVLFEDIQKILAEKNTLVIFDGLDEIFDLNDKLLIKNDIENFIAQHKNARTIVTSRIIGYDDVALKEEELLKLTINNFDDKQIEEYIKNWYLVEEDDEQIRKKEIDDFLLKRQMIDSELISNPLLLSLIVILYRNNLKVPESKLEIYQSCTKTLVDKWDQSKGMEINISDDIYKRKDTVFADLAYWQYKELSKKDGKVTYQRAKNTVAESLTEKLKIADDFTSDLFSEQFLLYAQKRSLYFDNNFTHKTFLEYFTAFWIFSNIEKKHKKAERDKLIKEYIISPYWHIVLELLINLIDKDQADNEIIDELIKYQLKENEESSTFFLQIFNTIQNVSISTFEEIVKISIYRILDKESKAGKNENYRNPQNSPFFLLSQHFENDLLKQAIKRCITAVLLDKNKFNNDKVLLSFYLELIHESQKFENFNDSDKDDDVYNSFSTETKFEDPLIYVMQEFRFNRLDFNSTPIPFAKEFLENFKKKSFISDLKSKFSNFRYFPIQYICLKNALFNSNKNILNEYFLLNEKYKVRKREIIKNIFGHPFFYEKEEDLEILIKNLNHLRNKDYLILFTPILYKLRFEEIYGRQKEIKPDLKKLINLLEDKKFSKKLDYIIDKNNDETKVKSYIIDNFKLDKSIIKVF is encoded by the coding sequence ATGATAATCGAAACAGCAGCATTAATATCAATTAGTACATGGTTAGGGAATAAGCTTTTAGACAAAGGTTTTGATTCATTACACACCAAAGTTACTTCAAAAACTTTCAATGATAGATTTTATGATAAAGTCAATAAAGCATCTATTTCTTTACAAGCAAATCATCCTGATGCTTTAGGAGGGAATATAGAATATTTCTTTAAGCATATTGATGTATTTAATGAACTAATTAAATTACTCTTTTTGAATTCAAAAGTCGATTTAAAAGTTATTGAAGAAAAATTTGATATTAAAACATTACCAGACGATTTCATTTTAGAGTTTATTAATCTTTTAAGAGAAGAACTTTATAGGGATGAATATTTCAGCGATATATTATCTAATAAAGAGATTTATTTAATTAGTATTGGAATTAATAAAAAAATTGAAGAAGTACTAGAGATTTCTTCTTTATCATTCGAAGAAGTCAAAAAACTAAAAGGCTTAATAGAGTCTAAATTTCAAAACAACTTTTCCTTTTTAAGTTTTTTTGATAAATATAAATCAAGCTTAATAAATAATTATTCCCAATTGAATTTTATGGGCTTAGGATTAGATTTAAGTATAAAAAAAGGAAAAAGGAAAAAACTAGAAGATTTATTTGTTCAACCAACATTTTCAACAAATGAATCTAATCTGGAAATTCTGCGGAAAACAAATCCATCATTTAGTTCTAACAATAAAATTTCCCTAACTAAAATATTCAATTTTGATAAAAACTTAATAATACTTGGAAATCCTGGTAGTGGAAAATCTATTTTTACCAAATTTGTCTCTTTAAAATTAATTCAAAGTGAAAAATTTTTATTTGACAATAAAAAAATCAAAGACTATATTCCCTTTAGGATTGAATTGAGAAAATATCATGCGTTTAAAAAAGATGAAAATGAAGGGCTAATAAAATATTTGCGTTTTTTATTAGAAATTGAATATGGCTTCCCAAATGTTTTATTTGAAGATATTCAAAAAATATTAGCAGAAAAGAATACTCTAGTAATTTTCGATGGTCTGGATGAAATTTTTGATCTTAATGATAAATTATTAATTAAAAATGATATAGAAAACTTTATCGCCCAGCACAAAAATGCAAGAACAATAGTTACCTCGAGAATAATAGGTTACGATGACGTAGCATTAAAGGAAGAAGAACTACTCAAATTAACCATAAACAATTTTGACGACAAGCAAATAGAAGAATATATTAAAAATTGGTATTTAGTTGAAGAAGATGATGAGCAAATAAGAAAAAAGGAAATTGATGATTTTTTGTTAAAAAGACAAATGATAGATAGTGAACTAATATCTAATCCTTTATTGCTTTCATTAATAGTCATTTTATATAGAAACAATTTAAAAGTCCCAGAGTCAAAGCTTGAGATATATCAGTCATGTACTAAAACCTTAGTTGACAAATGGGATCAGAGTAAGGGAATGGAAATAAACATTTCTGATGACATTTATAAACGAAAAGATACTGTTTTTGCAGATTTAGCCTATTGGCAATATAAAGAACTAAGCAAAAAAGATGGGAAAGTAACATATCAAAGAGCAAAAAATACGGTAGCCGAAAGTTTAACAGAAAAACTCAAGATTGCTGATGATTTTACTTCAGATTTATTTTCAGAACAATTTCTATTATATGCACAAAAGCGATCTTTATATTTTGATAATAATTTTACCCATAAAACATTTCTTGAATATTTTACAGCATTTTGGATATTTTCAAATATAGAAAAGAAACACAAAAAAGCTGAAAGAGATAAATTAATAAAAGAGTATATTATAAGCCCTTACTGGCATATCGTTTTAGAGTTATTAATTAACTTAATTGATAAGGACCAGGCAGATAACGAAATCATTGACGAATTAATTAAATATCAACTTAAGGAAAATGAAGAATCTTCAACCTTCTTTTTACAAATTTTTAATACTATACAGAACGTAAGTATTTCAACATTTGAAGAAATAGTTAAAATTTCAATTTATAGGATTTTAGACAAAGAATCAAAAGCTGGAAAAAATGAAAACTACAGGAATCCACAAAATTCACCTTTTTTCTTACTTTCTCAACATTTTGAAAATGATTTATTGAAACAAGCAATCAAGAGATGCATCACTGCTGTTTTATTAGATAAAAACAAATTTAACAATGATAAAGTCTTACTTTCATTCTATCTAGAATTGATTCACGAGAGTCAAAAATTTGAAAATTTTAATGATAGTGATAAAGATGATGATGTTTATAATTCATTTTCTACAGAAACAAAATTCGAAGATCCATTAATCTATGTGATGCAGGAATTTAGATTTAATCGTCTAGATTTCAACTCAACCCCTATTCCATTTGCTAAGGAATTTTTAGAAAACTTCAAAAAAAAATCATTTATTAGTGATTTAAAATCTAAGTTTTCCAACTTTCGTTATTTCCCAATTCAATATATTTGTTTAAAAAATGCTCTTTTTAATTCAAATAAAAATATTTTAAATGAATATTTTTTACTAAATGAAAAGTATAAAGTTCGTAAACGTGAAATAATAAAAAATATTTTTGGGCATCCATTTTTTTATGAAAAAGAAGAAGATCTTGAAATATTAATTAAAAATTTAAATCACTTGAGAAATAAGGATTATTTAATTTTATTTACTCCTATACTTTATAAATTACGTTTCGAAGAAATATATGGTCGACAGAAGGAAATTAAACCAGATCTAAAAAAACTTATTAATTTGTTAGAAGACAAAAAATTCTCTAAAAAATTAGATTACATTATTGATAAAAATAATGACGAGACTAAGGTTAAATCTTATATTATTGACAATTTTAAACTTGACAAATCTATAATTAAAGTATTCTAA